One genomic window of Daphnia pulex isolate KAP4 chromosome 10, ASM2113471v1 includes the following:
- the LOC124204917 gene encoding phosphatidylinositol-binding clathrin assembly protein LAP-like isoform X6, with translation MSGQTISDRLLAARHSIAGQGLAKAVCKATTEEVIGPKKKHLDYLLHCTNEPNVSIPQLANLLIERSQNSNWVVVFKSLVTTHHLMCYGNERFTQYLASSNCSFQLNNFLDKGNVAGYDMSPYIRRYAKYLNEKALAYRTVAFDFCKVKRGKEDGTLRTMPADKLLKTLPALQGQIDALLEFDCSANDLTNGVVNTAFLLLFRDLIRLFACYNDGIINLLEKYFEMNKKQCKDALDFYKKFLVRMDRVAEFLKVAENVGIDKGDIPDLTRAPSSLLEALEAHLATLEGKKPTTSSSSNISLAQHNGAMAANAEQIDESLKRQALAEEEAAMNQYKKSTNPFLSSPTSATAPPVSATAAAQPQQQQHQPILDLFGSDVDGGSSHTTQSAYDSSHKASDDLLQLAANPFATPTGAAPVIPAMPAQSQAGSWATGTSQNGFGGHFATDNSFVNAFGASANGSTNGFDAFGDLLQPSGVTGGVTVGPQATAVKPAPGPSNKVLTGDLDSSLASLAMNLTINKSAAPKTGQWNTGPTAANKTGAPAQQPTAGQWNPQPMMGMSMASAPMTMQSGQMAYRPMVPMTPMTAMTAPYAANQPMNPTMVSGIRPGMMAGPSSGAGGPFAMGAMTQPGMPMGSSIRPAANQQLDPFGAL, from the exons ATGTCCGGTCAAACAATAAGCGATCGGTTGTTGGCCGCACGTCACTCGATTGCCGGCCAAGGTCTGGCAAAAGCCGTTTGCAAAGCAACCACCGAAGAAGTCATAggaccaaagaaaaaacatcttGATT ATCTGTTGCATTGCACCAACGAGCCCAATGTTTCCATTCCGCAGTTGGCCAATTTGCTGATCGAGCGGTCGCAAAACTCCAATTGGGTCGTCGTCTTCAAGTCACTGGTCACGACCCATCACCTCATGTGCTATGGAAATGAA CGATTCACACAGTATCTGGCCTCGAGCAACTGCAGCTTTCAACTCAACAATTTCCTAGACAAGGGCAATGTGGCAg GTTACGACATGTCACCGTACATCCGCCGTTACGCCAAGTATCTCAACGAAAAAGCCCTGGCCTACCGGACCGTGGCCTTTGACTTCTGCAAAGTGAAACGCGG GAAAGAGGACGGCACGCTGCGTACGATGCCGGCCGACAAGCTTCTCAAAACACTGCCGGCCCTTCAAGGACAGATTGACGCCCTGCTGGAGTTTGATTGCTCGGCCAACGATCTGACCAACGGTGTCGTCAATACGGCCTTTTTGCTCCTCTTTCGCGATCTGATCCGCCTCTTTGCTTGCTACAACGACGGAATCATCAACCTCCTTg agaaatatttcgaaatgaaCAAGAAGCAATGCAAAGACGCGCTCGACTTTTACAAAAAGTTTCTCGTCAGGATGGACCGCGTGGCCGAATTCCTCAAAGTGGCCGAAAATGTGGGCATTGACAAAGGCGACATTCCCGATTTGACAAGG GCACCAAGCAGTTTACTGGAAGCGCTAGAGGCTCACTTGGCTACCCTGGAGGGCAAGAAACCGACGACGAGTTCTTCATCCAACATTAG CCTGGCTCAGCACAATGGCGCTATGGCGGCCAACGCGGAGCAGATTGATGAATCTTTGAAACGCCAAGCGCTGGCCGAAGAAGAGGCGGCCATGAACCAGTATAAAAAGAGCACCAATCCATTTCTCAGCTCGCCAACGTCAGCGACAGCTCCGCCCGTTTCCGCAACAG cgGCGGCTCAaccgcaacagcagcaacaccagCCCATCCTGGATTTGTTCGGCAGCGACGTGGACGGTGGGTCTTCTCACACTACGCAGTCTGCTTACGATTCCTCGCACAAGGCGTCGGACGATCTGCTCCAGTTGGCTGCCAATCCGTTCGCGACGCCCACAGGTGCGGCACCAGTCATTCCCGCCATGCCAGCTCAATCGCAGGCCGGCTCCTGGGCCACGGGCACTTCACAGAACGGTTTCGGCGGCCACTTCGCCACGGACAATTCGTTCGTGAACGCTTTCGGCGCCTCGGCTAACGGCTCCACTAATG GTTTCGACGCCTTTGGTGACCTGTTGCAACCGTCAGGTGTGACCGGTGGTGTCACAGTTGGTCCCCAGGCGACAGCTGTCAAACCAGCGCCCGGCCCCAGCAATAAAGTCTTGACGGGCGACTTGGATTCGAGTTTGGCCAGTCTGGCCATGAATTTGACCATCAACAAATCAGCAGCGCCAAA AACCGGTCAGTGGAATACTGGGCCGACGGCGGCCAACAAAACTGGCGCCCCCGCTCAACAGCCGACCGCTGGGCAATGGAATCCGCAGCCCATGATGGGCATGTCTATGGCCAGTGCGCCCATGACGATGCAATCCGGTCAAATGGCTTACAGACCCATGGTCCCGATGACGCCCATGACGGCCATGACGGCCCCTTACGCCGCAAACCAACCCATGAAC cCGACGATGGTTTCGGGTATCAGGCCGGGAATGATGGCTGGACCTTCTTCTGGCGCCGGTGGTCCTTTCGCCATGGGAGCCATGACTCAGCCTGGCATGCCCATGGGTTCTAGTATCCGCCCGGCTGCCAATCAGCAGCTCGATCCATTTGGCGCTctataa
- the LOC124204917 gene encoding phosphatidylinositol-binding clathrin assembly protein LAP-like isoform X5: MSGQTISDRLLAARHSIAGQGLAKAVCKATTEEVIGPKKKHLDYLLHCTNEPNVSIPQLANLLIERSQNSNWVVVFKSLVTTHHLMCYGNERFTQYLASSNCSFQLNNFLDKGNVAGATGMEKSYDMSPYIRRYAKYLNEKALAYRTVAFDFCKVKRGKEDGTLRTMPADKLLKTLPALQGQIDALLEFDCSANDLTNGVVNTAFLLLFRDLIRLFACYNDGIINLLEKYFEMNKKQCKDALDFYKKFLVRMDRVAEFLKVAENVGIDKGDIPDLTRAPSSLLEALEAHLATLEGKKPTTSSSSNISLAQHNGAMAANAEQIDESLKRQALAEEEAAMNQYKKSTNPFLSSPTSATAPPVSATAAAQPQQQQHQPILDLFGSDVDGGSSHTTQSAYDSSHKASDDLLQLAANPFATPTGAAPVIPAMPAQSQAGSWATGTSQNGFGGHFATDNSFVNAFGASANGSTNGFDAFGDLLQPSGVTGGVTVGPQATAVKPAPGPSNKVLTGDLDSSLASLAMNLTINKSAAPKTGQWNTGPTAANKTGAPAQQPTAGQWNPQPMMGMSMASAPMTMQSGQMAYRPMVPMTPMTAMTAPYAANQPMNPTMVSGIRPGMMAGPSSGAGGPFAMGAMTQPGMPMGSSIRPAANQQLDPFGAL; the protein is encoded by the exons ATGTCCGGTCAAACAATAAGCGATCGGTTGTTGGCCGCACGTCACTCGATTGCCGGCCAAGGTCTGGCAAAAGCCGTTTGCAAAGCAACCACCGAAGAAGTCATAggaccaaagaaaaaacatcttGATT ATCTGTTGCATTGCACCAACGAGCCCAATGTTTCCATTCCGCAGTTGGCCAATTTGCTGATCGAGCGGTCGCAAAACTCCAATTGGGTCGTCGTCTTCAAGTCACTGGTCACGACCCATCACCTCATGTGCTATGGAAATGAA CGATTCACACAGTATCTGGCCTCGAGCAACTGCAGCTTTCAACTCAACAATTTCCTAGACAAGGGCAATGTGGCAg GAGCCACAGGTATGGAGAAAA GTTACGACATGTCACCGTACATCCGCCGTTACGCCAAGTATCTCAACGAAAAAGCCCTGGCCTACCGGACCGTGGCCTTTGACTTCTGCAAAGTGAAACGCGG GAAAGAGGACGGCACGCTGCGTACGATGCCGGCCGACAAGCTTCTCAAAACACTGCCGGCCCTTCAAGGACAGATTGACGCCCTGCTGGAGTTTGATTGCTCGGCCAACGATCTGACCAACGGTGTCGTCAATACGGCCTTTTTGCTCCTCTTTCGCGATCTGATCCGCCTCTTTGCTTGCTACAACGACGGAATCATCAACCTCCTTg agaaatatttcgaaatgaaCAAGAAGCAATGCAAAGACGCGCTCGACTTTTACAAAAAGTTTCTCGTCAGGATGGACCGCGTGGCCGAATTCCTCAAAGTGGCCGAAAATGTGGGCATTGACAAAGGCGACATTCCCGATTTGACAAGG GCACCAAGCAGTTTACTGGAAGCGCTAGAGGCTCACTTGGCTACCCTGGAGGGCAAGAAACCGACGACGAGTTCTTCATCCAACATTAG CCTGGCTCAGCACAATGGCGCTATGGCGGCCAACGCGGAGCAGATTGATGAATCTTTGAAACGCCAAGCGCTGGCCGAAGAAGAGGCGGCCATGAACCAGTATAAAAAGAGCACCAATCCATTTCTCAGCTCGCCAACGTCAGCGACAGCTCCGCCCGTTTCCGCAACAG cgGCGGCTCAaccgcaacagcagcaacaccagCCCATCCTGGATTTGTTCGGCAGCGACGTGGACGGTGGGTCTTCTCACACTACGCAGTCTGCTTACGATTCCTCGCACAAGGCGTCGGACGATCTGCTCCAGTTGGCTGCCAATCCGTTCGCGACGCCCACAGGTGCGGCACCAGTCATTCCCGCCATGCCAGCTCAATCGCAGGCCGGCTCCTGGGCCACGGGCACTTCACAGAACGGTTTCGGCGGCCACTTCGCCACGGACAATTCGTTCGTGAACGCTTTCGGCGCCTCGGCTAACGGCTCCACTAATG GTTTCGACGCCTTTGGTGACCTGTTGCAACCGTCAGGTGTGACCGGTGGTGTCACAGTTGGTCCCCAGGCGACAGCTGTCAAACCAGCGCCCGGCCCCAGCAATAAAGTCTTGACGGGCGACTTGGATTCGAGTTTGGCCAGTCTGGCCATGAATTTGACCATCAACAAATCAGCAGCGCCAAA AACCGGTCAGTGGAATACTGGGCCGACGGCGGCCAACAAAACTGGCGCCCCCGCTCAACAGCCGACCGCTGGGCAATGGAATCCGCAGCCCATGATGGGCATGTCTATGGCCAGTGCGCCCATGACGATGCAATCCGGTCAAATGGCTTACAGACCCATGGTCCCGATGACGCCCATGACGGCCATGACGGCCCCTTACGCCGCAAACCAACCCATGAAC cCGACGATGGTTTCGGGTATCAGGCCGGGAATGATGGCTGGACCTTCTTCTGGCGCCGGTGGTCCTTTCGCCATGGGAGCCATGACTCAGCCTGGCATGCCCATGGGTTCTAGTATCCGCCCGGCTGCCAATCAGCAGCTCGATCCATTTGGCGCTctataa
- the LOC124204917 gene encoding phosphatidylinositol-binding clathrin assembly protein LAP-like isoform X1 translates to MSGQTISDRLLAARHSIAGQGLAKAVCKATTEEVIGPKKKHLDYLLHCTNEPNVSIPQLANLLIERSQNSNWVVVFKSLVTTHHLMCYGNERFTQYLASSNCSFQLNNFLDKGNVAGATGMEKSYDMSPYIRRYAKYLNEKALAYRTVAFDFCKVKRGKEDGTLRTMPADKLLKTLPALQGQIDALLEFDCSANDLTNGVVNTAFLLLFRDLIRLFACYNDGIINLLEKYFEMNKKQCKDALDFYKKFLVRMDRVAEFLKVAENVGIDKGDIPDLTRAPSSLLEALEAHLATLEGKKPTTSSSSNISLAQHNGAMAANAEQIDESLKRQALAEEEAAMNQYKKSTNPFLSSPTSATAPPVSATAAAQPQQQQHQPILDLFGSDVDGGSSHTTQSAYDSSHKASDDLLQLAANPFATPTGAAPVIPAMPAQSQAGSWATGTSQNGFGGHFATDNSFVNAFGASANGSTNVPDAAVANLFGLPQSSPAHHPPPPRPPPPSSAATNMGDLLYGIDSGVGSIVAPASCSSGSSPLPARAIEINMDSFDFLSMDSSSTTTTTNDTSSSTTTNNAGPAPAEASASPSKQAAKGFDAFGDLLQPSGVTGGVTVGPQATAVKPAPGPSNKVLTGDLDSSLASLAMNLTINKSAAPKTGQWNTGPTAANKTGAPAQQPTAGQWNPQPMMGMSMASAPMTMQSGQMAYRPMVPMTPMTAMTAPYAANQPMNPTMVSGIRPGMMAGPSSGAGGPFAMGAMTQPGMPMGSSIRPAANQQLDPFGAL, encoded by the exons ATGTCCGGTCAAACAATAAGCGATCGGTTGTTGGCCGCACGTCACTCGATTGCCGGCCAAGGTCTGGCAAAAGCCGTTTGCAAAGCAACCACCGAAGAAGTCATAggaccaaagaaaaaacatcttGATT ATCTGTTGCATTGCACCAACGAGCCCAATGTTTCCATTCCGCAGTTGGCCAATTTGCTGATCGAGCGGTCGCAAAACTCCAATTGGGTCGTCGTCTTCAAGTCACTGGTCACGACCCATCACCTCATGTGCTATGGAAATGAA CGATTCACACAGTATCTGGCCTCGAGCAACTGCAGCTTTCAACTCAACAATTTCCTAGACAAGGGCAATGTGGCAg GAGCCACAGGTATGGAGAAAA GTTACGACATGTCACCGTACATCCGCCGTTACGCCAAGTATCTCAACGAAAAAGCCCTGGCCTACCGGACCGTGGCCTTTGACTTCTGCAAAGTGAAACGCGG GAAAGAGGACGGCACGCTGCGTACGATGCCGGCCGACAAGCTTCTCAAAACACTGCCGGCCCTTCAAGGACAGATTGACGCCCTGCTGGAGTTTGATTGCTCGGCCAACGATCTGACCAACGGTGTCGTCAATACGGCCTTTTTGCTCCTCTTTCGCGATCTGATCCGCCTCTTTGCTTGCTACAACGACGGAATCATCAACCTCCTTg agaaatatttcgaaatgaaCAAGAAGCAATGCAAAGACGCGCTCGACTTTTACAAAAAGTTTCTCGTCAGGATGGACCGCGTGGCCGAATTCCTCAAAGTGGCCGAAAATGTGGGCATTGACAAAGGCGACATTCCCGATTTGACAAGG GCACCAAGCAGTTTACTGGAAGCGCTAGAGGCTCACTTGGCTACCCTGGAGGGCAAGAAACCGACGACGAGTTCTTCATCCAACATTAG CCTGGCTCAGCACAATGGCGCTATGGCGGCCAACGCGGAGCAGATTGATGAATCTTTGAAACGCCAAGCGCTGGCCGAAGAAGAGGCGGCCATGAACCAGTATAAAAAGAGCACCAATCCATTTCTCAGCTCGCCAACGTCAGCGACAGCTCCGCCCGTTTCCGCAACAG cgGCGGCTCAaccgcaacagcagcaacaccagCCCATCCTGGATTTGTTCGGCAGCGACGTGGACGGTGGGTCTTCTCACACTACGCAGTCTGCTTACGATTCCTCGCACAAGGCGTCGGACGATCTGCTCCAGTTGGCTGCCAATCCGTTCGCGACGCCCACAGGTGCGGCACCAGTCATTCCCGCCATGCCAGCTCAATCGCAGGCCGGCTCCTGGGCCACGGGCACTTCACAGAACGGTTTCGGCGGCCACTTCGCCACGGACAATTCGTTCGTGAACGCTTTCGGCGCCTCGGCTAACGGCTCCACTAATG ttccCGACGCTGCCGTAGCCAACCTGTTCGGCCTTCCGCAATCCTCTCCGGCCCATCACCCTCCTCCGCcccgtcctcctcctccttcttccgCTGCTACTAATATGGGCGATCTCTTGTACGGTATTGACTCTGGTGTCGGCTCTATTGTTGCGCCCGCTTCTTGCTCTTCCGGCTCTTCGCCCCTACCAGCACGGGCCATCGAGATAAACATGGACAGTTTCGATTTCCTCTCGATGGACTCttcttctactactactaccaccaacgacacttcttcttctactactactaacAACGCTGGGCCGGCTCCAGCTGAGGCTAGCGCTTCTCCGTCTAAACAAGCAGCTAAAG GTTTCGACGCCTTTGGTGACCTGTTGCAACCGTCAGGTGTGACCGGTGGTGTCACAGTTGGTCCCCAGGCGACAGCTGTCAAACCAGCGCCCGGCCCCAGCAATAAAGTCTTGACGGGCGACTTGGATTCGAGTTTGGCCAGTCTGGCCATGAATTTGACCATCAACAAATCAGCAGCGCCAAA AACCGGTCAGTGGAATACTGGGCCGACGGCGGCCAACAAAACTGGCGCCCCCGCTCAACAGCCGACCGCTGGGCAATGGAATCCGCAGCCCATGATGGGCATGTCTATGGCCAGTGCGCCCATGACGATGCAATCCGGTCAAATGGCTTACAGACCCATGGTCCCGATGACGCCCATGACGGCCATGACGGCCCCTTACGCCGCAAACCAACCCATGAAC cCGACGATGGTTTCGGGTATCAGGCCGGGAATGATGGCTGGACCTTCTTCTGGCGCCGGTGGTCCTTTCGCCATGGGAGCCATGACTCAGCCTGGCATGCCCATGGGTTCTAGTATCCGCCCGGCTGCCAATCAGCAGCTCGATCCATTTGGCGCTctataa
- the LOC124204917 gene encoding phosphatidylinositol-binding clathrin assembly protein LAP-like isoform X3 has product MSGQTISDRLLAARHSIAGQGLAKAVCKATTEEVIGPKKKHLDYLLHCTNEPNVSIPQLANLLIERSQNSNWVVVFKSLVTTHHLMCYGNERFTQYLASSNCSFQLNNFLDKGNVAGYDMSPYIRRYAKYLNEKALAYRTVAFDFCKVKRGKEDGTLRTMPADKLLKTLPALQGQIDALLEFDCSANDLTNGVVNTAFLLLFRDLIRLFACYNDGIINLLEKYFEMNKKQCKDALDFYKKFLVRMDRVAEFLKVAENVGIDKGDIPDLTRAPSSLLEALEAHLATLEGKKPTTSSSSNISLAQHNGAMAANAEQIDESLKRQALAEEEAAMNQYKKSTNPFLSSPTSATAPPVSATAAAQPQQQQHQPILDLFGSDVDGGSSHTTQSAYDSSHKASDDLLQLAANPFATPTGAAPVIPAMPAQSQAGSWATGTSQNGFGGHFATDNSFVNAFGASANGSTNVPDAAVANLFGLPQSSPAHHPPPPRPPPPSSAATNMGDLLYGIDSGVGSIVAPASCSSGSSPLPARAIEINMDSFDFLSMDSSSTTTTTNDTSSSTTTNNAGPAPAEASASPSKQAAKGFDAFGDLLQPSGVTGGVTVGPQATAVKPAPGPSNKVLTGDLDSSLASLAMNLTINKSAAPKTGQWNTGPTAANKTGAPAQQPTAGQWNPQPMMGMSMASAPMTMQSGQMAYRPMVPMTPMTAMTAPYAANQPMNPTMVSGIRPGMMAGPSSGAGGPFAMGAMTQPGMPMGSSIRPAANQQLDPFGAL; this is encoded by the exons ATGTCCGGTCAAACAATAAGCGATCGGTTGTTGGCCGCACGTCACTCGATTGCCGGCCAAGGTCTGGCAAAAGCCGTTTGCAAAGCAACCACCGAAGAAGTCATAggaccaaagaaaaaacatcttGATT ATCTGTTGCATTGCACCAACGAGCCCAATGTTTCCATTCCGCAGTTGGCCAATTTGCTGATCGAGCGGTCGCAAAACTCCAATTGGGTCGTCGTCTTCAAGTCACTGGTCACGACCCATCACCTCATGTGCTATGGAAATGAA CGATTCACACAGTATCTGGCCTCGAGCAACTGCAGCTTTCAACTCAACAATTTCCTAGACAAGGGCAATGTGGCAg GTTACGACATGTCACCGTACATCCGCCGTTACGCCAAGTATCTCAACGAAAAAGCCCTGGCCTACCGGACCGTGGCCTTTGACTTCTGCAAAGTGAAACGCGG GAAAGAGGACGGCACGCTGCGTACGATGCCGGCCGACAAGCTTCTCAAAACACTGCCGGCCCTTCAAGGACAGATTGACGCCCTGCTGGAGTTTGATTGCTCGGCCAACGATCTGACCAACGGTGTCGTCAATACGGCCTTTTTGCTCCTCTTTCGCGATCTGATCCGCCTCTTTGCTTGCTACAACGACGGAATCATCAACCTCCTTg agaaatatttcgaaatgaaCAAGAAGCAATGCAAAGACGCGCTCGACTTTTACAAAAAGTTTCTCGTCAGGATGGACCGCGTGGCCGAATTCCTCAAAGTGGCCGAAAATGTGGGCATTGACAAAGGCGACATTCCCGATTTGACAAGG GCACCAAGCAGTTTACTGGAAGCGCTAGAGGCTCACTTGGCTACCCTGGAGGGCAAGAAACCGACGACGAGTTCTTCATCCAACATTAG CCTGGCTCAGCACAATGGCGCTATGGCGGCCAACGCGGAGCAGATTGATGAATCTTTGAAACGCCAAGCGCTGGCCGAAGAAGAGGCGGCCATGAACCAGTATAAAAAGAGCACCAATCCATTTCTCAGCTCGCCAACGTCAGCGACAGCTCCGCCCGTTTCCGCAACAG cgGCGGCTCAaccgcaacagcagcaacaccagCCCATCCTGGATTTGTTCGGCAGCGACGTGGACGGTGGGTCTTCTCACACTACGCAGTCTGCTTACGATTCCTCGCACAAGGCGTCGGACGATCTGCTCCAGTTGGCTGCCAATCCGTTCGCGACGCCCACAGGTGCGGCACCAGTCATTCCCGCCATGCCAGCTCAATCGCAGGCCGGCTCCTGGGCCACGGGCACTTCACAGAACGGTTTCGGCGGCCACTTCGCCACGGACAATTCGTTCGTGAACGCTTTCGGCGCCTCGGCTAACGGCTCCACTAATG ttccCGACGCTGCCGTAGCCAACCTGTTCGGCCTTCCGCAATCCTCTCCGGCCCATCACCCTCCTCCGCcccgtcctcctcctccttcttccgCTGCTACTAATATGGGCGATCTCTTGTACGGTATTGACTCTGGTGTCGGCTCTATTGTTGCGCCCGCTTCTTGCTCTTCCGGCTCTTCGCCCCTACCAGCACGGGCCATCGAGATAAACATGGACAGTTTCGATTTCCTCTCGATGGACTCttcttctactactactaccaccaacgacacttcttcttctactactactaacAACGCTGGGCCGGCTCCAGCTGAGGCTAGCGCTTCTCCGTCTAAACAAGCAGCTAAAG GTTTCGACGCCTTTGGTGACCTGTTGCAACCGTCAGGTGTGACCGGTGGTGTCACAGTTGGTCCCCAGGCGACAGCTGTCAAACCAGCGCCCGGCCCCAGCAATAAAGTCTTGACGGGCGACTTGGATTCGAGTTTGGCCAGTCTGGCCATGAATTTGACCATCAACAAATCAGCAGCGCCAAA AACCGGTCAGTGGAATACTGGGCCGACGGCGGCCAACAAAACTGGCGCCCCCGCTCAACAGCCGACCGCTGGGCAATGGAATCCGCAGCCCATGATGGGCATGTCTATGGCCAGTGCGCCCATGACGATGCAATCCGGTCAAATGGCTTACAGACCCATGGTCCCGATGACGCCCATGACGGCCATGACGGCCCCTTACGCCGCAAACCAACCCATGAAC cCGACGATGGTTTCGGGTATCAGGCCGGGAATGATGGCTGGACCTTCTTCTGGCGCCGGTGGTCCTTTCGCCATGGGAGCCATGACTCAGCCTGGCATGCCCATGGGTTCTAGTATCCGCCCGGCTGCCAATCAGCAGCTCGATCCATTTGGCGCTctataa
- the LOC124204917 gene encoding phosphatidylinositol-binding clathrin assembly protein LAP-like isoform X2 has product MSGQTISDRLLAARHSIAGQGLAKAVCKATTEEVIGPKKKHLDYLLHCTNEPNVSIPQLANLLIERSQNSNWVVVFKSLVTTHHLMCYGNERFTQYLASSNCSFQLNNFLDKGNVAGATGYDMSPYIRRYAKYLNEKALAYRTVAFDFCKVKRGKEDGTLRTMPADKLLKTLPALQGQIDALLEFDCSANDLTNGVVNTAFLLLFRDLIRLFACYNDGIINLLEKYFEMNKKQCKDALDFYKKFLVRMDRVAEFLKVAENVGIDKGDIPDLTRAPSSLLEALEAHLATLEGKKPTTSSSSNISLAQHNGAMAANAEQIDESLKRQALAEEEAAMNQYKKSTNPFLSSPTSATAPPVSATAAAQPQQQQHQPILDLFGSDVDGGSSHTTQSAYDSSHKASDDLLQLAANPFATPTGAAPVIPAMPAQSQAGSWATGTSQNGFGGHFATDNSFVNAFGASANGSTNVPDAAVANLFGLPQSSPAHHPPPPRPPPPSSAATNMGDLLYGIDSGVGSIVAPASCSSGSSPLPARAIEINMDSFDFLSMDSSSTTTTTNDTSSSTTTNNAGPAPAEASASPSKQAAKGFDAFGDLLQPSGVTGGVTVGPQATAVKPAPGPSNKVLTGDLDSSLASLAMNLTINKSAAPKTGQWNTGPTAANKTGAPAQQPTAGQWNPQPMMGMSMASAPMTMQSGQMAYRPMVPMTPMTAMTAPYAANQPMNPTMVSGIRPGMMAGPSSGAGGPFAMGAMTQPGMPMGSSIRPAANQQLDPFGAL; this is encoded by the exons ATGTCCGGTCAAACAATAAGCGATCGGTTGTTGGCCGCACGTCACTCGATTGCCGGCCAAGGTCTGGCAAAAGCCGTTTGCAAAGCAACCACCGAAGAAGTCATAggaccaaagaaaaaacatcttGATT ATCTGTTGCATTGCACCAACGAGCCCAATGTTTCCATTCCGCAGTTGGCCAATTTGCTGATCGAGCGGTCGCAAAACTCCAATTGGGTCGTCGTCTTCAAGTCACTGGTCACGACCCATCACCTCATGTGCTATGGAAATGAA CGATTCACACAGTATCTGGCCTCGAGCAACTGCAGCTTTCAACTCAACAATTTCCTAGACAAGGGCAATGTGGCAg GAGCCACAG GTTACGACATGTCACCGTACATCCGCCGTTACGCCAAGTATCTCAACGAAAAAGCCCTGGCCTACCGGACCGTGGCCTTTGACTTCTGCAAAGTGAAACGCGG GAAAGAGGACGGCACGCTGCGTACGATGCCGGCCGACAAGCTTCTCAAAACACTGCCGGCCCTTCAAGGACAGATTGACGCCCTGCTGGAGTTTGATTGCTCGGCCAACGATCTGACCAACGGTGTCGTCAATACGGCCTTTTTGCTCCTCTTTCGCGATCTGATCCGCCTCTTTGCTTGCTACAACGACGGAATCATCAACCTCCTTg agaaatatttcgaaatgaaCAAGAAGCAATGCAAAGACGCGCTCGACTTTTACAAAAAGTTTCTCGTCAGGATGGACCGCGTGGCCGAATTCCTCAAAGTGGCCGAAAATGTGGGCATTGACAAAGGCGACATTCCCGATTTGACAAGG GCACCAAGCAGTTTACTGGAAGCGCTAGAGGCTCACTTGGCTACCCTGGAGGGCAAGAAACCGACGACGAGTTCTTCATCCAACATTAG CCTGGCTCAGCACAATGGCGCTATGGCGGCCAACGCGGAGCAGATTGATGAATCTTTGAAACGCCAAGCGCTGGCCGAAGAAGAGGCGGCCATGAACCAGTATAAAAAGAGCACCAATCCATTTCTCAGCTCGCCAACGTCAGCGACAGCTCCGCCCGTTTCCGCAACAG cgGCGGCTCAaccgcaacagcagcaacaccagCCCATCCTGGATTTGTTCGGCAGCGACGTGGACGGTGGGTCTTCTCACACTACGCAGTCTGCTTACGATTCCTCGCACAAGGCGTCGGACGATCTGCTCCAGTTGGCTGCCAATCCGTTCGCGACGCCCACAGGTGCGGCACCAGTCATTCCCGCCATGCCAGCTCAATCGCAGGCCGGCTCCTGGGCCACGGGCACTTCACAGAACGGTTTCGGCGGCCACTTCGCCACGGACAATTCGTTCGTGAACGCTTTCGGCGCCTCGGCTAACGGCTCCACTAATG ttccCGACGCTGCCGTAGCCAACCTGTTCGGCCTTCCGCAATCCTCTCCGGCCCATCACCCTCCTCCGCcccgtcctcctcctccttcttccgCTGCTACTAATATGGGCGATCTCTTGTACGGTATTGACTCTGGTGTCGGCTCTATTGTTGCGCCCGCTTCTTGCTCTTCCGGCTCTTCGCCCCTACCAGCACGGGCCATCGAGATAAACATGGACAGTTTCGATTTCCTCTCGATGGACTCttcttctactactactaccaccaacgacacttcttcttctactactactaacAACGCTGGGCCGGCTCCAGCTGAGGCTAGCGCTTCTCCGTCTAAACAAGCAGCTAAAG GTTTCGACGCCTTTGGTGACCTGTTGCAACCGTCAGGTGTGACCGGTGGTGTCACAGTTGGTCCCCAGGCGACAGCTGTCAAACCAGCGCCCGGCCCCAGCAATAAAGTCTTGACGGGCGACTTGGATTCGAGTTTGGCCAGTCTGGCCATGAATTTGACCATCAACAAATCAGCAGCGCCAAA AACCGGTCAGTGGAATACTGGGCCGACGGCGGCCAACAAAACTGGCGCCCCCGCTCAACAGCCGACCGCTGGGCAATGGAATCCGCAGCCCATGATGGGCATGTCTATGGCCAGTGCGCCCATGACGATGCAATCCGGTCAAATGGCTTACAGACCCATGGTCCCGATGACGCCCATGACGGCCATGACGGCCCCTTACGCCGCAAACCAACCCATGAAC cCGACGATGGTTTCGGGTATCAGGCCGGGAATGATGGCTGGACCTTCTTCTGGCGCCGGTGGTCCTTTCGCCATGGGAGCCATGACTCAGCCTGGCATGCCCATGGGTTCTAGTATCCGCCCGGCTGCCAATCAGCAGCTCGATCCATTTGGCGCTctataa